The Plasmodium yoelii strain 17X genome assembly, chromosome: 8 genome includes a region encoding these proteins:
- a CDS encoding cytochrome c oxidase subunit ApiCOX30, putative codes for MAFRISQVVYNKVCDVLVSFGVRQNKTTFISHPGVMAVSQLLEMKLITRPRATLTQENVNAMVEFDYDLAKKAQIAVDNNLPINFFDLEYIDRPEYLKQLLEEKEILEKAREQVLKREKGNYEIPDIIKNYKRVEVPRKWRQELEIDNKILNAQPGLKENIELQKIMHDYIQNKSKNKDTQINKKQEIKN; via the exons atggcaTTTAGAATATCTCAGGTAGTATATAACAAAGTTTGTGATGTTTTAGTATCATTTGGAGTTCGCCAAAATAAAACAACTTTTATTTCACACCctg gagTTATGGCGGTTTCTCAACTTTTAgaaatgaaattaataacAAGACCTAGAGCTACATTAACACAAGAAAATGTAAATGCTATGGTTGAATTTGATTATGATTTGGCCAAAAAAGCACAAATAGCTGTTGATAATAATTTAcctataaatttttttgacCTTGAATATATCGATCGGCcagaatatttaaaacaacTTTTAGAAGAAAAGgaaattttagaaaaagcTAGAGAACAAGTattaaaaagagaaaaaggaaattatgaaattccagatataattaaaaattataaaagagTTGAAGTTCCTAGAAAATGGAGACAAGAATTAGAaattgataataaaattttaaatgcTCAACCTggtttaaaagaaaatatagaattacaaaaaattatgcatgattatattcaaaataaatctaaaaataaagatacacaaataaacaaaaaacaagagatcaaaaattaa
- a CDS encoding thioredoxin 3, putative: protein MALICIGSVCFSLFHVGILILVIINFFYSHIKKRLPQCFNSNNDKINQIQNALQLKKKNREYGKSSFIKLSENSNIKDIFQSNKCMTVVLKFGATWCKPCVNIEDYFRDQTNYYVVTLVSIDVDTHKELKKEHNINALPTFEFYFFLNDKWILAERIEGANEKELEKAFQKYSLPILD, encoded by the exons ATGGCACTTATTTGCATTGGCTCAGTTTGCTTTTCATTATTCCATGTTGGCATTCTAATTTtagttattattaattttttttattcacatATAAAGAAAAGATTACCTCAATGCTTCAATTCCAATAATG ataaaataaatcaaatacAAAATGCtctacaattaaaaaagaaaaatagagag taTGGAAAAAGTTCATTTATAAAACTATCAGAGAattcaaatataaaagatatatttcAGTCCAATAAATGTATGACTGTTGTTTTGAAATTTGGAGCAACTTGGTGTAAGCCGTGTGTTAATATTGAAGATTATTTTcga GAtcaaacaaattattatgttGTTACATTAGTTTCTATTGATGTTGATACTCATAAAGAATTGAAAAAGGAACATAATATTAATGCTTTGCCAACatttgaattttatttttttttaaatgataaatGGATATTAGCAGAAAGG ATTGAAGGTGCTAATGAAAAGGAACTTGAAAAAGCATTTCAAAAATATTCCCTACCAATACTGGACTAA